In Suricata suricatta isolate VVHF042 chromosome 14, meerkat_22Aug2017_6uvM2_HiC, whole genome shotgun sequence, one DNA window encodes the following:
- the ALKBH2 gene encoding DNA oxidative demethylase ALKBH2 isoform X3, with translation MCWRGSGATLLAGFGSLRLEGLDVESGNLKTPQRNAVGPLSHQADFWIWVGAWVISLSTLPPAPRSLLCGDRMDRFLVKGALGHPVGKRKREASGEGPAGQQGDQESGRKRPRAEMSRSTDHLAVPSWQHIRAEGLNCDYTVLFGKAEADKIFQELEREVEYFTGALARVQVFGKWHPVPRKQATYGSTGLTYTFSGLTLSPKPWIPVLERVRDRVSAVTGETFNFVLVNRYKDGCDHIGEHRDDERELAPGSPIASVSFGACRDFLFRHKDSRGRQPSRKVEVVRLQLAHGSLLMMNHPTNTHWYHSLPVRKKILAPRVNLTFRKILLTKK, from the exons ATGTGCTGGAGGGGCAGCGGAGCGACACTCCTGGCGGGGTTTGGGAGCCTCCGGCTTGAAG GACTTGATGTTGAAAGTGGGAACTTGAAAACACCACAGAGGAATGCAGTGGGACCTCTTAGCCACCAAGCCGATTTTTGGATCTGGGTCGGAGCCTGGGtaatctctctctccaccctgcctCCGGCGCCCAGGTCTTTGCTTTGTGGAGACAGGATGGACAGATTCCTGGTGAAGGGGGCTTTAGGGCACCCTGTGGGAAAGAGGAAGCGAGAAGCGAGCGGAGAAGGCCCAGCAGGCCAACAAGGAGACCAGGAGAGTGGCAGGAAACGGCCGAGGGCAGAGATGTCGAGGAGCACAGACCACCTGGCCGTCCCCAGCTGGCAGCACATCCGAGCTGAGGGTCTGAACTGTGATTACACAGTCCTGTTTGGCAAAGCCGAAGCAGACAAAATTTTCCAGGAGCTGGAGCGGGAAGTAGAGTATTTTACAG GTGCGCTGGCCAGGGTCCAGGTGTTTGGGAAGTGGCACCCTGTGCCCAGGAAGCAGGCGACGTATGGCAGCACTGGGCTGACCTACACGTTTTCGGGCCTTACTCTGTCTCCAAAGCCCTGGATCCCAGTCCTAGAGCGCGTCCGGGATCGTGTTTCTGCGGTGACTGGAGAGACCTTCAACTTTGTGCTCGTCAACAG GTACAAGGATGGCTGTGACCACATCGGTGAGCACAGAGATGATGAAAGGGAACTGGCTCCCGGGAGTCCCATAGCCTCGGTCTCCTTTGGGGCCTGCAGAGACTTCCTCTTCCGGCATAAGGATTCTCGGGGGAGGCAGCCCTCCCGGAAGGTGGAGGTGGTCAGGCTTCAGCTGGCCCACGGAAGTCTGCTTATGATGAACCACCCGACCAACACTCACTGGTATCACAGTCTCCCTGTCCGAAAGAAGATTCTAGCTCCACGGGTCAATCTGACATTTCGCAAAATCCTGcttactaaaaagtaa
- the UNG gene encoding uracil-DNA glycosylase has protein sequence MIGQKTLYSFFTPNPAGKRRARSPEPVDPGTGVAAVAEESGDAAASPAKKARAGQEDPSTPPTSPLSPEQLVRIQRNKAAALLRLAARNVPVGFGESWKKQLSAEFGKPYFIKLMGFVAEERKHYTVYPPPHQVFTWTQMCDIRQVKVVILGQDPYHGPNQAHGLCFSVQRPVPPPPSLENIYKELSTDIDGFVHPGHGDLSGWAKQGVLLLNAVLTVRAHQPNSHKERGWEQFTDSVVSWLNQNSSGLVFLLWGSYAQKKGSAIDRKRHHVLQTAHPSPLSVYRGFFGCRHFSRTNELLQKSGKEPINWKDL, from the exons ATGATTGGCCAGAAGACCCTCTACTCCTTCTTCACCCCGAACCCCGCCGGGAAACGACGTGCCCGCAGCCCCGAGCCGGTCGACCCCGGGACCGGCGTGGCGGCGGTAGCTGAGGAGAGCGGGGATGCGGCG GCCAGCCCCGCCAAGAAGGCCCGGGCCGGGCAGGAGGACCCCAGCACGCCGCCCACCTCGCCGCTGAGCCCCGAACAGTTGGTCCGCATCCAGAGGAACAAGGCCGCCGCCCTGCTCAGGCTCGCCGCGCGCAACGTGCCGGTGGGTTTCGGGGAGAGTTGGAAGAAGCAGCTCAGCGCAGAGTTTGGGAAACCGTATTTCATAAAG CTCATGGGATTtgttgcagaagaaagaaaacattacacTGTTTATCCACCCCCACACCAAGTCTTCACCTGGACCCAAATGTGTGACATAAGACAA GTGAAGGTTGTCATCCTGGGACAGGATCCATACCACGGACCCAATCAAGCCCACGGGCTCTGCTTCAGCGTTCAAAGGCCCGTTCCACCGCCACCCAG TttggaaaacatttataaagagcTGTCTACAGACATAGATGGTTTTGTGCATCCTGGTCACGGAGATTTATCTGGATGGGCCAAACAAG GTGTTCTCCTACTCAACGCAGTCCTCACCGTCCGGGCACATCAGCCTAATTCGCAtaaggagagagggtgggagcaGTTTACCGACTCGGTCGTGTCCTGGCTAAATCAGAACTCCAGCGGCCTGGTCTTCCTGCTGTGGGGCTCATATGCCCAGAAGAAGGGCAGTGCCATCGATAGG AAACGCCACCACGTGCTGCAGActgctcacccctccccactgtcGGTGTACAGGGGCTTCTTTGGATGTAGACACTTCTCTAGAACCAATGAGTTGCTGCAGAAGTCTGGCAAGGAGCCCATCAACTGGAAGGATCTGTGA
- the ALKBH2 gene encoding DNA oxidative demethylase ALKBH2 isoform X1: protein MDRFLVKGALGHPVGKRKREASGEGPAGQQGDQESGRKRPRAEMSRSTDHLAVPSWQHIRAEGLNCDYTVLFGKAEADKIFQELEREVEYFTGALARVQVFGKWHPVPRKQATYGSTGLTYTFSGLTLSPKPWIPVLERVRDRVSAVTGETFNFVLVNRYKDGCDHIGEHRDDERELAPGSPIASVSFGACRDFLFRHKDSRGRQPSRKVEVVRLQLAHGSLLMMNHPTNTHWYHSLPVRKKILAPRVNLTFRKILLTKK, encoded by the exons ATGGACAGATTCCTGGTGAAGGGGGCTTTAGGGCACCCTGTGGGAAAGAGGAAGCGAGAAGCGAGCGGAGAAGGCCCAGCAGGCCAACAAGGAGACCAGGAGAGTGGCAGGAAACGGCCGAGGGCAGAGATGTCGAGGAGCACAGACCACCTGGCCGTCCCCAGCTGGCAGCACATCCGAGCTGAGGGTCTGAACTGTGATTACACAGTCCTGTTTGGCAAAGCCGAAGCAGACAAAATTTTCCAGGAGCTGGAGCGGGAAGTAGAGTATTTTACAG GTGCGCTGGCCAGGGTCCAGGTGTTTGGGAAGTGGCACCCTGTGCCCAGGAAGCAGGCGACGTATGGCAGCACTGGGCTGACCTACACGTTTTCGGGCCTTACTCTGTCTCCAAAGCCCTGGATCCCAGTCCTAGAGCGCGTCCGGGATCGTGTTTCTGCGGTGACTGGAGAGACCTTCAACTTTGTGCTCGTCAACAG GTACAAGGATGGCTGTGACCACATCGGTGAGCACAGAGATGATGAAAGGGAACTGGCTCCCGGGAGTCCCATAGCCTCGGTCTCCTTTGGGGCCTGCAGAGACTTCCTCTTCCGGCATAAGGATTCTCGGGGGAGGCAGCCCTCCCGGAAGGTGGAGGTGGTCAGGCTTCAGCTGGCCCACGGAAGTCTGCTTATGATGAACCACCCGACCAACACTCACTGGTATCACAGTCTCCCTGTCCGAAAGAAGATTCTAGCTCCACGGGTCAATCTGACATTTCGCAAAATCCTGcttactaaaaagtaa
- the ALKBH2 gene encoding DNA oxidative demethylase ALKBH2 isoform X2: protein MLPGLSKRALALRTGRNSFSSIGVGLAGLDVESGNLKTPQRNAVGPLSHQADFWIWVGAWVISLSTLPPAPRSLLCGDRMDRFLVKGALGHPVGKRKREASGEGPAGQQGDQESGRKRPRAEMSRSTDHLAVPSWQHIRAEGLNCDYTVLFGKAEADKIFQELEREVEYFTGALARVQVFGKWHPVPRKQATYGSTGLTYTFSGLTLSPKPWIPVLERVRDRVSAVTGETFNFVLVNRYKDGCDHIGEHRDDERELAPGSPIASVSFGACRDFLFRHKDSRGRQPSRKVEVVRLQLAHGSLLMMNHPTNTHWYHSLPVRKKILAPRVNLTFRKILLTKK, encoded by the exons ATGCTCCCTGGACTTTCTAAGAGAGCCCTCGCCCTTCGCACGGGCcgcaattctttttcttctattggAGTTGGGCTTGCGG GACTTGATGTTGAAAGTGGGAACTTGAAAACACCACAGAGGAATGCAGTGGGACCTCTTAGCCACCAAGCCGATTTTTGGATCTGGGTCGGAGCCTGGGtaatctctctctccaccctgcctCCGGCGCCCAGGTCTTTGCTTTGTGGAGACAGGATGGACAGATTCCTGGTGAAGGGGGCTTTAGGGCACCCTGTGGGAAAGAGGAAGCGAGAAGCGAGCGGAGAAGGCCCAGCAGGCCAACAAGGAGACCAGGAGAGTGGCAGGAAACGGCCGAGGGCAGAGATGTCGAGGAGCACAGACCACCTGGCCGTCCCCAGCTGGCAGCACATCCGAGCTGAGGGTCTGAACTGTGATTACACAGTCCTGTTTGGCAAAGCCGAAGCAGACAAAATTTTCCAGGAGCTGGAGCGGGAAGTAGAGTATTTTACAG GTGCGCTGGCCAGGGTCCAGGTGTTTGGGAAGTGGCACCCTGTGCCCAGGAAGCAGGCGACGTATGGCAGCACTGGGCTGACCTACACGTTTTCGGGCCTTACTCTGTCTCCAAAGCCCTGGATCCCAGTCCTAGAGCGCGTCCGGGATCGTGTTTCTGCGGTGACTGGAGAGACCTTCAACTTTGTGCTCGTCAACAG GTACAAGGATGGCTGTGACCACATCGGTGAGCACAGAGATGATGAAAGGGAACTGGCTCCCGGGAGTCCCATAGCCTCGGTCTCCTTTGGGGCCTGCAGAGACTTCCTCTTCCGGCATAAGGATTCTCGGGGGAGGCAGCCCTCCCGGAAGGTGGAGGTGGTCAGGCTTCAGCTGGCCCACGGAAGTCTGCTTATGATGAACCACCCGACCAACACTCACTGGTATCACAGTCTCCCTGTCCGAAAGAAGATTCTAGCTCCACGGGTCAATCTGACATTTCGCAAAATCCTGcttactaaaaagtaa